The following are encoded in a window of Chlorocebus sabaeus isolate Y175 chromosome 10, mChlSab1.0.hap1, whole genome shotgun sequence genomic DNA:
- the PRPF40A gene encoding pre-mRNA-processing factor 40 homolog A isoform X17: MLLSFLGPSVSIGPIKMPGMMSSVMPGMMMSHMSQASMQPALPPGVNSMDVAAGTASGAKSMWTEHKSPDGRTYYYNTETKQSTWEKPDDLKTPAEQLLSKCPWKEYKSDSGKPYYYNSQTKESRWAKPKELEDLEAMIKAEESSKQEECTTTSTAPVPTTEIPTTMSTMAAAEAAAAVVAAAAAAAAAAAAANANASTSTSNTVSGTVPVVPEPEVTSIVATVVDNENTVTISTEEQAQLTSTPAIQDQSVEVSSNTGEETSKQETVADFTPKKEEEESQPAKKTYTWNTKEEAKQAFKELLKEKRVPSNASWEQAMKMIINDPRYSALAKLSEKKQAFNAYKVQTEKEEKEEARSKYKEAKESFQRFLENHEKMTSTTRYKKAEQMFGEMEVWNAISERDRLEIYEDVLFFLSKKEKEQAKQLRKRNWEALKNILDNMANVTYSTTWSEAQQYLMDNPTFAEDEELQNMDKEDALICFEEHIRALEKEEEEEKQKSLLRERRRQRKNRESFQIFLDELHEHGQLHSMSSWMELYPTISSDIRFTNMLGQPVFSLGSTALDLFKFYVEDLKARYHDEKKIIKDILKDKGFVVEVNTTFEDFVAIISSTKRSTTLDAGNIKLAFNSLLEKAEAREREREKEEARKMKRKESAFKSMLKQAAPPIELDAVWEDIRERFVKEPAFEDITLESERKRIFKDFMHVLEHECQHHHSKNKKHSKKSKKHHRKRSRSRSGSDSDDDDSHSKKKRQRSESRSASEHSSSAESERSYKKSKKHKKKSKKRRHKSDSPESDAEREKDKKEKDRESEKDRTRQRSESKHKSPKKKTGKDSGNWDTSGSELSEGELEKRRRTLLEQLDDDQ; the protein is encoded by the exons atgccTGGAATGATGTCGTCAGTAATGCCTGGAATGATGATGTCTCATATGTCTCAGGCTTCCATGCAGCCTGCCTTACCG CCAGGAGTAAATAGTATGGATGTAGCAGCAG gtacaGCATCTGGTGCA AAATCAATGTGGACTGAACATAAATCACCTGATGGAAGGACTTATTACTACAACACTGAAACCAAACAATCTACCTGGGAGAAACCAGATGATCTCAAAACACCTGCTGAG CAACTCTTATCTAAATGCCCCTGGAAGGAATACAAATCAGATTCTGGAAAGCCTTACTATTACAATTCTCAAACAAAAGAATCTCGCTGGGCCAAACCTAAAGAACTTGAGGATCTTGAAG CAATGATCAAAGCTGAAGAAAGCAG tAAGCAAGAAGAATGCACCACAACATCAACAGCCCCAGTCCCTACAACAGAAATTCCGACCACAATGAGCACCATGGCTGCTGCAGAAGCAGCAGCTGCTGTTGttgcagctgcagcagcagcagcagctgcagcagctgcagCCAATGCTAATGCTTCCACTTCTActtctaatactgtcagtggaacTGTTCCAGTTGTTCCTGAGCCTGAAGTTACTTCCATTGTTGCTACTGTTGTAGATAATGAGAATACAGTAACTATTTCAACTGAGGAACAAGCACAACTTACTAGTACCCCTGCTATTCAGGATCAAAGTGTGGAAGTATCCAGTAATACTGGAGAAGAAACATCTAAGCAAGAAACTGTAGCTGA TTTTACTcccaaaaaggaagaggaggagagccAACCAGCAAAGAAAACATACACTTGGAATACAAAGGAGGAGGCAAAGCAAGCTTTTAAAGAATTATTGAAAGAAAAG CGGGTACCATCAAATGCTTCATGGGAGCAAGCTATGAAAATGATTATTAATGATCCACGATACAG TGCTTTGGCaaagttaagtgaaaaaaagcaagCCTTTAATGCCTATAAAGTccagacagaaaaagaagaaaaagaagaagcaagATCAAAGTACAAAGAGGCTAAGGAATCCTTTCAGCGTTTTCTTGAAAATCATGAGAAAATGACTTCTACAACCAGATACAA AAAAGCAGAGCAAATGTTTGGAGAGATGGAAGTTTGGAATGCAATATCAGAACGTGATCGTCTTGAAATCTACGAAGatgttctgttctttctttcaaaaaaagaaaag GAACAAGCAAAGCAGTTGCGAAAGAGAAATTGGGAAGCCTTAAAAAACATACTTGACAACATGGCTAATGTAACATACTCTACCACTTGGTCTGAAGCCCAGCAGTATCTGATGGATAATCCAACTTTTGCAGAAGATGAGGAGTTACAAA ATATGGACAAAGAAGATGCATTAATTTGCTTTGAAGAACACATTCGGGCtttagaaaaggaggaagaagaagaaaaacagaagagtttGCTAAGAGAAAGGAGACGACAGCGAAAAAATAGGGAATCTTTCCAG ATATTTTTAGATGAATTACATGAACATGGACAACTACATTCTATGTCATCTTGGATGGAATTGTATCCAACTATTAGTTCTGATATTAGATTCACTAATATGCTTGGTCAGCCTG TTTTTTCATTAGGATCAACTGCACTTGATCTTTTCAAGTTTTATGTTGAGGATCTTAAAGCACGTTATCATGATGAGAAGAAGATAATAAAAGACATTCTAAAG gatAAAGGGTTTGTAGTTGAAGTAAATACCACTTTTGAAGATTTTGTGGCGATAATCAGTTCAACTAAAAGATCAACTACATTAGACGCTGGAAATATCAAATTGGCTTTCAATAGT TTACTAGAAAAGGCAGAAGCCCGTGAACgcgaaagagaaaaagaagaggctCGGAAGATGAAACGAAAAGAGTCTGCATTTAAGAGTATGTTAAAACAAGCTGCTCCCCCGATAGAATTGGATGCTGTCTGGGAAGAT ATCCGTGAGAGATTTGTAAAAGAGCCAGCATTTGAGGACATAACTCTAGAATCTGAAAGAAAACgaatatttaaagattttatgCATGTGCTTGAG CATGAATGTCAGCATCATCATTCAAAGAACAAGAAACATTCTAAGAAATCTAAAAAACATCATAGGAAACGTTCCCGCTCTCGATCG gggTCAGATTCAGATGATGATGATAgccattcaaagaaaaaaagacaacgaTCAGAGTCTCGTTCTGCTTCAGAACATTCTTCTAGTGCAGAGTCTG AGAGAAGTTACAAAAAGTCGAAAAAGCATAAGAAGAAAAGTAAGAAGAGGAGACATAAATCT GACTCTCCAGAATCCGATGCTGAGCGAGagaaggataaaaaagaaaaagatcggGAAAGTGAAAAAGACAGAACTAGACAAAGATCAGAATCAAAACACAAATCGCCTAAGAAAAAGACTGGAAAGGATTCT ggtaattgggatactTCTGGCAGTGAACTGAGTGAAGGGGAATTGGAAAAGCGCAGAAGAACCCTTTTGGAGCAACTGGATGATGATCAATAA
- the PRPF40A gene encoding pre-mRNA-processing factor 40 homolog A isoform X15 — MLLSFLGPSVSIGPIKMPGMMSSVMPGMMMSHMSQASMQPALPPGVNSMDVAAGTASGAKSMWTEHKSPDGRTYYYNTETKQSTWEKPDDLKTPAEQLLSKCPWKEYKSDSGKPYYYNSQTKESRWAKPKELEDLEGYQNTIVAGSLITKSNLHAMIKAEESSKQEECTTTSTAPVPTTEIPTTMSTMAAAEAAAAVVAAAAAAAAAAAAANANASTSTSNTVSGTVPVVPEPEVTSIVATVVDNENTVTISTEEQAQLTSTPAIQDQSVEVSSNTGEETSKQETVADFTPKKEEEESQPAKKTYTWNTKEEAKQAFKELLKEKRVPSNASWEQAMKMIINDPRYSALAKLSEKKQAFNAYKVQTEKEEKEEARSKYKEAKESFQRFLENHEKMTSTTRYKKAEQMFGEMEVWNAISERDRLEIYEDVLFFLSKKEKEQAKQLRKRNWEALKNILDNMANVTYSTTWSEAQQYLMDNPTFAEDEELQNMDKEDALICFEEHIRALEKEEEEEKQKSLLRERRRQRKNRESFQIFLDELHEHGQLHSMSSWMELYPTISSDIRFTNMLGQPVFSLGSTALDLFKFYVEDLKARYHDEKKIIKDILKDKGFVVEVNTTFEDFVAIISSTKRSTTLDAGNIKLAFNSLLEKAEAREREREKEEARKMKRKESAFKSMLKQAAPPIELDAVWEDIRERFVKEPAFEDITLESERKRIFKDFMHVLEHECQHHHSKNKKHSKKSKKHHRKRSRSRSGSDSDDDDSHSKKKRQRSESRSASEHSSSAESERSYKKSKKHKKKSKKRRHKSDSPESDAEREKDKKEKDRESEKDRTRQRSESKHKSPKKKTGKDSGNWDTSGSELSEGELEKRRRTLLEQLDDDQ, encoded by the exons atgccTGGAATGATGTCGTCAGTAATGCCTGGAATGATGATGTCTCATATGTCTCAGGCTTCCATGCAGCCTGCCTTACCG CCAGGAGTAAATAGTATGGATGTAGCAGCAG gtacaGCATCTGGTGCA AAATCAATGTGGACTGAACATAAATCACCTGATGGAAGGACTTATTACTACAACACTGAAACCAAACAATCTACCTGGGAGAAACCAGATGATCTCAAAACACCTGCTGAG CAACTCTTATCTAAATGCCCCTGGAAGGAATACAAATCAGATTCTGGAAAGCCTTACTATTACAATTCTCAAACAAAAGAATCTCGCTGGGCCAAACCTAAAGAACTTGAGGATCTTGAAG GATACCAGAATACCATTGTTGCTGGAAGTCTTATTACAAAATCAAACCTGCATG CAATGATCAAAGCTGAAGAAAGCAG tAAGCAAGAAGAATGCACCACAACATCAACAGCCCCAGTCCCTACAACAGAAATTCCGACCACAATGAGCACCATGGCTGCTGCAGAAGCAGCAGCTGCTGTTGttgcagctgcagcagcagcagcagctgcagcagctgcagCCAATGCTAATGCTTCCACTTCTActtctaatactgtcagtggaacTGTTCCAGTTGTTCCTGAGCCTGAAGTTACTTCCATTGTTGCTACTGTTGTAGATAATGAGAATACAGTAACTATTTCAACTGAGGAACAAGCACAACTTACTAGTACCCCTGCTATTCAGGATCAAAGTGTGGAAGTATCCAGTAATACTGGAGAAGAAACATCTAAGCAAGAAACTGTAGCTGA TTTTACTcccaaaaaggaagaggaggagagccAACCAGCAAAGAAAACATACACTTGGAATACAAAGGAGGAGGCAAAGCAAGCTTTTAAAGAATTATTGAAAGAAAAG CGGGTACCATCAAATGCTTCATGGGAGCAAGCTATGAAAATGATTATTAATGATCCACGATACAG TGCTTTGGCaaagttaagtgaaaaaaagcaagCCTTTAATGCCTATAAAGTccagacagaaaaagaagaaaaagaagaagcaagATCAAAGTACAAAGAGGCTAAGGAATCCTTTCAGCGTTTTCTTGAAAATCATGAGAAAATGACTTCTACAACCAGATACAA AAAAGCAGAGCAAATGTTTGGAGAGATGGAAGTTTGGAATGCAATATCAGAACGTGATCGTCTTGAAATCTACGAAGatgttctgttctttctttcaaaaaaagaaaag GAACAAGCAAAGCAGTTGCGAAAGAGAAATTGGGAAGCCTTAAAAAACATACTTGACAACATGGCTAATGTAACATACTCTACCACTTGGTCTGAAGCCCAGCAGTATCTGATGGATAATCCAACTTTTGCAGAAGATGAGGAGTTACAAA ATATGGACAAAGAAGATGCATTAATTTGCTTTGAAGAACACATTCGGGCtttagaaaaggaggaagaagaagaaaaacagaagagtttGCTAAGAGAAAGGAGACGACAGCGAAAAAATAGGGAATCTTTCCAG ATATTTTTAGATGAATTACATGAACATGGACAACTACATTCTATGTCATCTTGGATGGAATTGTATCCAACTATTAGTTCTGATATTAGATTCACTAATATGCTTGGTCAGCCTG TTTTTTCATTAGGATCAACTGCACTTGATCTTTTCAAGTTTTATGTTGAGGATCTTAAAGCACGTTATCATGATGAGAAGAAGATAATAAAAGACATTCTAAAG gatAAAGGGTTTGTAGTTGAAGTAAATACCACTTTTGAAGATTTTGTGGCGATAATCAGTTCAACTAAAAGATCAACTACATTAGACGCTGGAAATATCAAATTGGCTTTCAATAGT TTACTAGAAAAGGCAGAAGCCCGTGAACgcgaaagagaaaaagaagaggctCGGAAGATGAAACGAAAAGAGTCTGCATTTAAGAGTATGTTAAAACAAGCTGCTCCCCCGATAGAATTGGATGCTGTCTGGGAAGAT ATCCGTGAGAGATTTGTAAAAGAGCCAGCATTTGAGGACATAACTCTAGAATCTGAAAGAAAACgaatatttaaagattttatgCATGTGCTTGAG CATGAATGTCAGCATCATCATTCAAAGAACAAGAAACATTCTAAGAAATCTAAAAAACATCATAGGAAACGTTCCCGCTCTCGATCG gggTCAGATTCAGATGATGATGATAgccattcaaagaaaaaaagacaacgaTCAGAGTCTCGTTCTGCTTCAGAACATTCTTCTAGTGCAGAGTCTG AGAGAAGTTACAAAAAGTCGAAAAAGCATAAGAAGAAAAGTAAGAAGAGGAGACATAAATCT GACTCTCCAGAATCCGATGCTGAGCGAGagaaggataaaaaagaaaaagatcggGAAAGTGAAAAAGACAGAACTAGACAAAGATCAGAATCAAAACACAAATCGCCTAAGAAAAAGACTGGAAAGGATTCT ggtaattgggatactTCTGGCAGTGAACTGAGTGAAGGGGAATTGGAAAAGCGCAGAAGAACCCTTTTGGAGCAACTGGATGATGATCAATAA
- the PRPF40A gene encoding pre-mRNA-processing factor 40 homolog A isoform X13: MRPGTGAERGGLMMGHPGMHYAPMGMHPMGQRANMPPVPHGMMPQMMPPMGGPPMGQMPGMMSSVMPGMMMSHMSQASMQPALPPGVNSMDVAAGTASGAKSMWTEHKSPDGRTYYYNTETKQSTWEKPDDLKTPAEQLLSKCPWKEYKSDSGKPYYYNSQTKESRWAKPKELEDLEGYQNTIVAGSLITKSNLHAMIKAEESSKQEECTTTSTAPVPTTEIPTTMSTMAAAEAAAAVVAAAAAAAAAAAAANANASTSTSNTVSGTVPVVPEPEVTSIVATVVDNENTVTISTEEQAQLTSTPAIQDQSVEVSSNTGEETSKQETVADFTPKKEEEESQPAKKTYTWNTKEEAKQAFKELLKEKRVPSNASWEQAMKMIINDPRYSALAKLSEKKQAFNAYKVQTEKEEKEEARSKYKEAKESFQRFLENHEKMTSTTRYKKAEQMFGEMEVWNAISERDRLEIYEDVLFFLSKKEKEQAKQLRKRNWEALKNILDNMANVTYSTTWSEAQQYLMDNPTFAEDEELQNMDKEDALICFEEHIRALEKEEEEEKQKSLLRERRRQRKNRESFQIFLDELHEHGQLHSMSSWMELYPTISSDIRFTNMLGQPGSTALDLFKFYVEDLKARYHDEKKIIKDILKDKGFVVEVNTTFEDFVAIISSTKRSTTLDAGNIKLAFNSLLEKAEAREREREKEEARKMKRKESAFKSMLKQAAPPIELDAVWEDIRERFVKEPAFEDITLESERKRIFKDFMHVLEHECQHHHSKNKKHSKKSKKHHRKRSRSRSGSDSDDDDSHSKKKRQRSESRSASEHSSSAESERSYKKSKKHKKKSKKRRHKSDSPESDAEREKDKKEKDRESEKDRTRQRSESKHKSPKKKTGKDSGNWDTSGSELSEGELEKRRRTLLEQLDDDQ; the protein is encoded by the exons atgccTGGAATGATGTCGTCAGTAATGCCTGGAATGATGATGTCTCATATGTCTCAGGCTTCCATGCAGCCTGCCTTACCG CCAGGAGTAAATAGTATGGATGTAGCAGCAG gtacaGCATCTGGTGCA AAATCAATGTGGACTGAACATAAATCACCTGATGGAAGGACTTATTACTACAACACTGAAACCAAACAATCTACCTGGGAGAAACCAGATGATCTCAAAACACCTGCTGAG CAACTCTTATCTAAATGCCCCTGGAAGGAATACAAATCAGATTCTGGAAAGCCTTACTATTACAATTCTCAAACAAAAGAATCTCGCTGGGCCAAACCTAAAGAACTTGAGGATCTTGAAG GATACCAGAATACCATTGTTGCTGGAAGTCTTATTACAAAATCAAACCTGCATG CAATGATCAAAGCTGAAGAAAGCAG tAAGCAAGAAGAATGCACCACAACATCAACAGCCCCAGTCCCTACAACAGAAATTCCGACCACAATGAGCACCATGGCTGCTGCAGAAGCAGCAGCTGCTGTTGttgcagctgcagcagcagcagcagctgcagcagctgcagCCAATGCTAATGCTTCCACTTCTActtctaatactgtcagtggaacTGTTCCAGTTGTTCCTGAGCCTGAAGTTACTTCCATTGTTGCTACTGTTGTAGATAATGAGAATACAGTAACTATTTCAACTGAGGAACAAGCACAACTTACTAGTACCCCTGCTATTCAGGATCAAAGTGTGGAAGTATCCAGTAATACTGGAGAAGAAACATCTAAGCAAGAAACTGTAGCTGA TTTTACTcccaaaaaggaagaggaggagagccAACCAGCAAAGAAAACATACACTTGGAATACAAAGGAGGAGGCAAAGCAAGCTTTTAAAGAATTATTGAAAGAAAAG CGGGTACCATCAAATGCTTCATGGGAGCAAGCTATGAAAATGATTATTAATGATCCACGATACAG TGCTTTGGCaaagttaagtgaaaaaaagcaagCCTTTAATGCCTATAAAGTccagacagaaaaagaagaaaaagaagaagcaagATCAAAGTACAAAGAGGCTAAGGAATCCTTTCAGCGTTTTCTTGAAAATCATGAGAAAATGACTTCTACAACCAGATACAA AAAAGCAGAGCAAATGTTTGGAGAGATGGAAGTTTGGAATGCAATATCAGAACGTGATCGTCTTGAAATCTACGAAGatgttctgttctttctttcaaaaaaagaaaag GAACAAGCAAAGCAGTTGCGAAAGAGAAATTGGGAAGCCTTAAAAAACATACTTGACAACATGGCTAATGTAACATACTCTACCACTTGGTCTGAAGCCCAGCAGTATCTGATGGATAATCCAACTTTTGCAGAAGATGAGGAGTTACAAA ATATGGACAAAGAAGATGCATTAATTTGCTTTGAAGAACACATTCGGGCtttagaaaaggaggaagaagaagaaaaacagaagagtttGCTAAGAGAAAGGAGACGACAGCGAAAAAATAGGGAATCTTTCCAG ATATTTTTAGATGAATTACATGAACATGGACAACTACATTCTATGTCATCTTGGATGGAATTGTATCCAACTATTAGTTCTGATATTAGATTCACTAATATGCTTGGTCAGCCTG GATCAACTGCACTTGATCTTTTCAAGTTTTATGTTGAGGATCTTAAAGCACGTTATCATGATGAGAAGAAGATAATAAAAGACATTCTAAAG gatAAAGGGTTTGTAGTTGAAGTAAATACCACTTTTGAAGATTTTGTGGCGATAATCAGTTCAACTAAAAGATCAACTACATTAGACGCTGGAAATATCAAATTGGCTTTCAATAGT TTACTAGAAAAGGCAGAAGCCCGTGAACgcgaaagagaaaaagaagaggctCGGAAGATGAAACGAAAAGAGTCTGCATTTAAGAGTATGTTAAAACAAGCTGCTCCCCCGATAGAATTGGATGCTGTCTGGGAAGAT ATCCGTGAGAGATTTGTAAAAGAGCCAGCATTTGAGGACATAACTCTAGAATCTGAAAGAAAACgaatatttaaagattttatgCATGTGCTTGAG CATGAATGTCAGCATCATCATTCAAAGAACAAGAAACATTCTAAGAAATCTAAAAAACATCATAGGAAACGTTCCCGCTCTCGATCG gggTCAGATTCAGATGATGATGATAgccattcaaagaaaaaaagacaacgaTCAGAGTCTCGTTCTGCTTCAGAACATTCTTCTAGTGCAGAGTCTG AGAGAAGTTACAAAAAGTCGAAAAAGCATAAGAAGAAAAGTAAGAAGAGGAGACATAAATCT GACTCTCCAGAATCCGATGCTGAGCGAGagaaggataaaaaagaaaaagatcggGAAAGTGAAAAAGACAGAACTAGACAAAGATCAGAATCAAAACACAAATCGCCTAAGAAAAAGACTGGAAAGGATTCT ggtaattgggatactTCTGGCAGTGAACTGAGTGAAGGGGAATTGGAAAAGCGCAGAAGAACCCTTTTGGAGCAACTGGATGATGATCAATAA
- the PRPF40A gene encoding pre-mRNA-processing factor 40 homolog A isoform X11 → MRPGTGAERGGLMMGHPGMHYAPMGMHPMGQRANMPPVPHGMMPQMMPPMGGPPMGQMPGMMSSVMPGMMMSHMSQASMQPALPPGVNSMDVAAGTASGAKSMWTEHKSPDGRTYYYNTETKQSTWEKPDDLKTPAEQLLSKCPWKEYKSDSGKPYYYNSQTKESRWAKPKELEDLEGYQNTIVAGSLITKSNLHAMIKAEESSKQEECTTTSTAPVPTTEIPTTMSTMAAAEAAAAVVAAAAAAAAAAAAANANASTSTSNTVSGTVPVVPEPEVTSIVATVVDNENTVTISTEEQAQLTSTPAIQDQSVEVSSNTGEETSKQETVADFTPKKEEEESQPAKKTYTWNTKEEAKQAFKELLKEKRVPSNASWEQAMKMIINDPRYSALAKLSEKKQAFNAYKVQTEKEEKEEARSKYKEAKESFQRFLENHEKMTSTTRYKKAEQMFGEMEVWNAISERDRLEIYEDVLFFLSKKEKEQAKQLRKRNWEALKNILDNMANVTYSTTWSEAQQYLMDNPTFAEDEELQNMDKEDALICFEEHIRALEKEEEEEKQKSLLRERRRQRKNRESFQIFLDELHEHGQLHSMSSWMELYPTISSDIRFTNMLGQPVFSLGSTALDLFKFYVEDLKARYHDEKKIIKDILKDKGFVVEVNTTFEDFVAIISSTKRSTTLDAGNIKLAFNSLLEKAEAREREREKEEARKMKRKESAFKSMLKQAAPPIELDAVWEDIRERFVKEPAFEDITLESERKRIFKDFMHVLEHECQHHHSKNKKHSKKSKKHHRKRSRSRSGSDSDDDDSHSKKKRQRSESRSASEHSSSAESERSYKKSKKHKKKSKKRRHKSDSPESDAEREKDKKEKDRESEKDRTRQRSESKHKSPKKKTGKDSGNWDTSGSELSEGELEKRRRTLLEQLDDDQ, encoded by the exons atgccTGGAATGATGTCGTCAGTAATGCCTGGAATGATGATGTCTCATATGTCTCAGGCTTCCATGCAGCCTGCCTTACCG CCAGGAGTAAATAGTATGGATGTAGCAGCAG gtacaGCATCTGGTGCA AAATCAATGTGGACTGAACATAAATCACCTGATGGAAGGACTTATTACTACAACACTGAAACCAAACAATCTACCTGGGAGAAACCAGATGATCTCAAAACACCTGCTGAG CAACTCTTATCTAAATGCCCCTGGAAGGAATACAAATCAGATTCTGGAAAGCCTTACTATTACAATTCTCAAACAAAAGAATCTCGCTGGGCCAAACCTAAAGAACTTGAGGATCTTGAAG GATACCAGAATACCATTGTTGCTGGAAGTCTTATTACAAAATCAAACCTGCATG CAATGATCAAAGCTGAAGAAAGCAG tAAGCAAGAAGAATGCACCACAACATCAACAGCCCCAGTCCCTACAACAGAAATTCCGACCACAATGAGCACCATGGCTGCTGCAGAAGCAGCAGCTGCTGTTGttgcagctgcagcagcagcagcagctgcagcagctgcagCCAATGCTAATGCTTCCACTTCTActtctaatactgtcagtggaacTGTTCCAGTTGTTCCTGAGCCTGAAGTTACTTCCATTGTTGCTACTGTTGTAGATAATGAGAATACAGTAACTATTTCAACTGAGGAACAAGCACAACTTACTAGTACCCCTGCTATTCAGGATCAAAGTGTGGAAGTATCCAGTAATACTGGAGAAGAAACATCTAAGCAAGAAACTGTAGCTGA TTTTACTcccaaaaaggaagaggaggagagccAACCAGCAAAGAAAACATACACTTGGAATACAAAGGAGGAGGCAAAGCAAGCTTTTAAAGAATTATTGAAAGAAAAG CGGGTACCATCAAATGCTTCATGGGAGCAAGCTATGAAAATGATTATTAATGATCCACGATACAG TGCTTTGGCaaagttaagtgaaaaaaagcaagCCTTTAATGCCTATAAAGTccagacagaaaaagaagaaaaagaagaagcaagATCAAAGTACAAAGAGGCTAAGGAATCCTTTCAGCGTTTTCTTGAAAATCATGAGAAAATGACTTCTACAACCAGATACAA AAAAGCAGAGCAAATGTTTGGAGAGATGGAAGTTTGGAATGCAATATCAGAACGTGATCGTCTTGAAATCTACGAAGatgttctgttctttctttcaaaaaaagaaaag GAACAAGCAAAGCAGTTGCGAAAGAGAAATTGGGAAGCCTTAAAAAACATACTTGACAACATGGCTAATGTAACATACTCTACCACTTGGTCTGAAGCCCAGCAGTATCTGATGGATAATCCAACTTTTGCAGAAGATGAGGAGTTACAAA ATATGGACAAAGAAGATGCATTAATTTGCTTTGAAGAACACATTCGGGCtttagaaaaggaggaagaagaagaaaaacagaagagtttGCTAAGAGAAAGGAGACGACAGCGAAAAAATAGGGAATCTTTCCAG ATATTTTTAGATGAATTACATGAACATGGACAACTACATTCTATGTCATCTTGGATGGAATTGTATCCAACTATTAGTTCTGATATTAGATTCACTAATATGCTTGGTCAGCCTG TTTTTTCATTAGGATCAACTGCACTTGATCTTTTCAAGTTTTATGTTGAGGATCTTAAAGCACGTTATCATGATGAGAAGAAGATAATAAAAGACATTCTAAAG gatAAAGGGTTTGTAGTTGAAGTAAATACCACTTTTGAAGATTTTGTGGCGATAATCAGTTCAACTAAAAGATCAACTACATTAGACGCTGGAAATATCAAATTGGCTTTCAATAGT TTACTAGAAAAGGCAGAAGCCCGTGAACgcgaaagagaaaaagaagaggctCGGAAGATGAAACGAAAAGAGTCTGCATTTAAGAGTATGTTAAAACAAGCTGCTCCCCCGATAGAATTGGATGCTGTCTGGGAAGAT ATCCGTGAGAGATTTGTAAAAGAGCCAGCATTTGAGGACATAACTCTAGAATCTGAAAGAAAACgaatatttaaagattttatgCATGTGCTTGAG CATGAATGTCAGCATCATCATTCAAAGAACAAGAAACATTCTAAGAAATCTAAAAAACATCATAGGAAACGTTCCCGCTCTCGATCG gggTCAGATTCAGATGATGATGATAgccattcaaagaaaaaaagacaacgaTCAGAGTCTCGTTCTGCTTCAGAACATTCTTCTAGTGCAGAGTCTG AGAGAAGTTACAAAAAGTCGAAAAAGCATAAGAAGAAAAGTAAGAAGAGGAGACATAAATCT GACTCTCCAGAATCCGATGCTGAGCGAGagaaggataaaaaagaaaaagatcggGAAAGTGAAAAAGACAGAACTAGACAAAGATCAGAATCAAAACACAAATCGCCTAAGAAAAAGACTGGAAAGGATTCT ggtaattgggatactTCTGGCAGTGAACTGAGTGAAGGGGAATTGGAAAAGCGCAGAAGAACCCTTTTGGAGCAACTGGATGATGATCAATAA